The following coding sequences are from one Paenibacillus tundrae window:
- a CDS encoding polyprenyl synthetase family protein, with the protein MNNRLAFELYLQEITEQITNELKEILPAEWDVPQSLRDAMQYSLMAGGKRLRPLLVVAAAEAFGAERQAALPVACAVEMVHTYSLIHDDLPAMDNDDYRRGKLTNHKVFGEATAILAGDALLTHAFYSIVQAGRKSGVSAESLLSIVEDLSELAGARGMVGGQVADMEGEQGMTNLEQLQYIHLHKTGDLIVFSLIAGARIGGATQGQLEALRVFGRDLGLAFQIQDDILDLTGDEQKMGKKTQSDVNQQKVTYPFFIGLEQSQEQVSTLTQSAKDALGRADLTDSSRLMEIADYLMRRDH; encoded by the coding sequence ATGAATAATCGTCTTGCATTTGAATTGTATCTTCAGGAGATCACAGAGCAGATCACTAATGAGTTGAAGGAAATTCTTCCTGCTGAATGGGACGTGCCTCAGTCTCTGCGTGATGCGATGCAGTATTCATTAATGGCCGGAGGCAAGCGCCTTCGACCACTGCTGGTCGTTGCTGCGGCGGAAGCTTTCGGTGCGGAGCGTCAAGCTGCGCTTCCGGTAGCCTGCGCCGTAGAGATGGTTCATACGTACTCCTTGATCCACGATGACCTGCCTGCTATGGATAATGATGACTATCGCAGGGGAAAATTAACGAATCACAAGGTATTTGGCGAAGCTACGGCAATCCTCGCGGGTGATGCACTGTTAACACATGCTTTTTACAGCATCGTTCAAGCAGGGCGCAAGAGCGGAGTTTCAGCGGAGTCGCTGCTGTCCATCGTTGAGGATCTGTCTGAGTTGGCAGGTGCTCGAGGTATGGTTGGCGGACAGGTAGCTGATATGGAAGGCGAGCAAGGAATGACCAACCTGGAACAGCTACAATACATCCATTTGCATAAAACAGGGGATTTAATTGTATTTTCCCTTATTGCAGGTGCACGGATTGGTGGAGCAACGCAAGGGCAACTGGAGGCACTACGAGTTTTCGGTAGAGACTTGGGGCTTGCTTTCCAGATTCAGGATGACATTCTTGACCTTACTGGCGATGAACAGAAGATGGGCAAAAAAACGCAAAGCGATGTGAATCAACAAAAGGTTACTTATCCTTTCTTTATTGGCTTGGAACAGTCCCAAGAGCAGGTTAGCACGCTGACTCAATCGGCTAAGGATGCACTCGGCAGAGCGGATCTAACCGATTCCTCCAGACTAATGGAGATTGCAGATTACTTAATGCGTAGAGATCATTAA
- the xseA gene encoding exodeoxyribonuclease VII large subunit: protein MAEQQIYSIKDLNRYIRMKLESDQILSDVWLRGEISNFTHHSSGHMYFTLKDKDSRIKAIMFASHNQRLPFLPKEGARVIARGNVSVYERDGQYQFYATHMQPDGIGSLYLAYEQLKKKLEEEGLFSPSRKRAIPRYPHTIGVVTSPTGAAVRDILTTLQRRYPSAKVVLYPVLVQGKGAAPSIVKAIGNLNRLGEADVLIVGRGGGSLEELWAFNEEIVARAIVASSIPVISAVGHETDFTIADFAADLRAATPTAAAELAVPNRAELLDQIQRRQRQLQQSLRQRAVHNRERLARLQRSPVLVHPRRTLLQHSERLDMLHQRLLRTVDTRLKWTGEKQERLLAALQRFNPREQVAVAQREHAAARRQLELAMKAITRSKQQHWKASIRHLDALSPLKVMSRGYSLVYDDQEQRLIKSLKDVQPGDSIKIKLTDGQLDCQVWGMKEDDDHGE from the coding sequence GTGGCAGAGCAACAGATCTACTCCATTAAAGATCTGAATCGGTACATCCGGATGAAATTGGAGTCCGATCAGATTCTGTCGGACGTTTGGTTACGCGGAGAGATCTCTAACTTCACACATCACTCCAGCGGTCATATGTATTTTACTCTGAAGGATAAGGACAGTCGCATTAAAGCAATTATGTTTGCGTCACATAATCAGAGATTACCTTTTTTACCGAAAGAGGGTGCAAGGGTAATCGCAAGAGGGAACGTATCCGTATATGAGCGGGATGGACAATATCAATTCTATGCCACCCATATGCAACCTGATGGTATCGGAAGCTTATACCTAGCCTATGAGCAGTTGAAGAAAAAGCTCGAGGAAGAAGGGTTATTCTCTCCATCACGCAAAAGGGCGATCCCTCGTTATCCGCACACCATCGGTGTGGTGACCTCTCCAACAGGAGCGGCTGTTCGGGATATTTTAACGACGTTACAACGGAGGTATCCTTCTGCCAAAGTGGTTTTGTATCCTGTATTGGTACAAGGAAAAGGAGCAGCACCTTCGATTGTCAAAGCCATTGGCAATTTGAATCGTCTTGGGGAAGCGGATGTACTCATTGTTGGACGTGGGGGCGGTTCTCTCGAAGAATTATGGGCATTTAACGAAGAGATCGTAGCTAGAGCTATCGTCGCTTCATCAATCCCTGTTATCTCTGCTGTGGGACACGAAACCGACTTTACGATTGCGGACTTTGCGGCTGATTTACGTGCTGCAACACCTACGGCTGCTGCAGAGCTTGCTGTACCTAACCGGGCTGAACTGCTTGATCAGATTCAACGGAGACAGCGTCAGCTCCAGCAAAGCTTGCGTCAACGAGCTGTGCATAATCGTGAGCGTCTTGCTAGACTGCAGCGCTCTCCAGTCCTTGTGCATCCTAGACGGACGTTGTTGCAGCACTCAGAACGTTTGGACATGCTTCATCAACGTCTGCTTCGAACGGTGGACACGAGGCTTAAGTGGACGGGGGAGAAGCAGGAACGATTGCTTGCAGCGCTCCAGCGTTTTAATCCTCGCGAACAGGTTGCAGTTGCTCAGCGTGAGCATGCAGCTGCTAGACGTCAACTAGAGCTTGCTATGAAGGCGATAACCAGATCCAAGCAACAACATTGGAAAGCTTCAATTCGTCACCTGGATGCCCTCAGTCCGCTTAAGGTCATGTCTCGTGGGTATAGTCTCGTGTATGACGATCAGGAGCAACGTTTAATTAAATCATTGAAGGATGTACAACCAGGTGATTCAATCAAGATTAAATTAACAGACGGGCAGCTGGACTGTCAGGTTTGGGGGATGAAGGAGGACGATGACCATGGCGAATGA
- the xseB gene encoding exodeoxyribonuclease VII small subunit, with protein MANEPELNFEEAMAALEDIVSQLEHGDVPLEQAIDLFQRGMKLSQLCGLKLEQVERKIEMIVEEDGELRKKPFADESGDVNE; from the coding sequence ATGGCGAATGAACCGGAACTGAACTTTGAAGAAGCGATGGCAGCGTTGGAAGACATCGTAAGTCAGCTGGAGCACGGGGATGTTCCTCTAGAGCAAGCGATTGACTTATTTCAGCGAGGCATGAAGCTTTCGCAGCTTTGTGGCTTAAAGCTGGAGCAAGTGGAACGTAAGATCGAGATGATCGTAGAAGAAGATGGGGAACTTCGTAAGAAGCCGTTTGCTGATGAGAGTGGTGATGTTAATGAATAA